The Ferroacidibacillus organovorans genome has a segment encoding these proteins:
- a CDS encoding polymorphic toxin type 37 domain-containing protein: MAAAERVSIGDPLASGASGGLGGGGGGGGGGGASLSGMLINDSASVSTELDQLINNMDGNGFVNEGTGEALPKVRYPGNDPAKSPGQGWEWRGKGNPSSGKGSWYNPKTGASLHPDLGHPDPIGPHWDYTAPDGQQYRVYPDGRIIPKGK; this comes from the coding sequence GTGGCGGCGGCGGAGCGAGTGAGTATCGGTGATCCACTTGCCAGTGGTGCAAGTGGGGGTCTTGGCGGTGGCGGTGGCGGTGGCGGTGGTGGAGGTGCCTCATTGTCAGGAATGCTCATCAATGACAGTGCCTCAGTATCCACTGAACTCGATCAGTTGATCAATAACATGGACGGAAATGGGTTCGTTAATGAGGGTACGGGGGAAGCATTACCAAAGGTAAGATATCCGGGTAATGACCCTGCAAAATCTCCTGGGCAAGGATGGGAATGGCGCGGTAAAGGAAACCCCTCAAGCGGAAAAGGAAGTTGGTACAATCCAAAGACGGGAGCCAGTTTACATCCTGACCTGGGACACCCAGATCCAATCGGACCCCATTGGGATTACACTGCCCCAGATGGGCAGCAATATAGAGTTTATCCAGATGGAAGAATTATTCCGAAAGGAAAATGA